CCTGATGTCCAACGCCATCAAATTCACCCCCAAGGGAGGCCGGGTCCATGTGGCATTGCAACGCCATCACTCCAGCATCCATATCGTCGTTGCCGACAACGGTGCCGGCATTCCCGAAGAGTACCTGCCGCGCATCTTCGACAGCTTCACACAGGTCGACGCCACGTCGAGTCGCAAGCATGGCGGCCTGGGCCTTGGTCTGGCGATCGTGAAGAAGCTGGTGGAACTGCACGGCGGGACGGTATCCGCGCACAGCGACGGACTTGGCCTGGGGGCTTCCTTCACCGTGGTACTGCCCATCGCGCCCCTTGCCAGTACCCAAGCGCAAGCCGCCCCGCAGGTCGCAGCGGGGGCCTACCGTGTCCCCATCGACATGGACCAGTTCAGCCTGGCAGGAGCCGTGGTGCTGCTGGTGGAGGACGACGACGACGCCCGGAACATGCTGGCTGCCGTACTGATCGGTGCGGGCGCGACCGTCGAGACGGCGAGCGACGCCGAGACCGGCCTTGTGCTGTGGGAAGGCATCCGGCCGGACATGATCGTCAGCGACATCGGCATGCCCGGCATGGATGGCTACGCGTTTATTGCCGAGGTGCGCCGACGGGAGAGCGTCGACCGGCTGCCTGCCGCGCCCGCAGTTGCCCTGACGGCCTATGCACGGGTGCAGGACCGGATGCGGGCGCTGACAAGCGGCTTCCAGATGCACGTCGCCAAGCCTGTCGAGCCGGCGGAGTTGCTGACGGTACTGTCGACCTTGCGCACCTGGCGTGGTGGCTGAACGAGCGAGCCGGGCGGTCCGGCCATGTATCCCATTAGCGCATACAACACTCATTCGTTATGGACAATGAAAAGAGGCTGGCCCGGCGACGCATACTGAGGGTGCGCGCCATGGTGGAAATCGGTTCGCGCCCCGTAGCGGGGCGCACCCATGACATCAGCAGCATAGGGATCGCTATCCTGTTGCCGATGGCCACGGCGGTTGGCTGTCAGGCCCGCGTTCATTTCATGCTGCCAATGGGAGGGCGGATGCATGCGGTCGTTGTTGCCGGCCGCGTGACCAACTGTACGCTCAGTGCCGACGAGTTCCGTACCGGTTTTGCATTCGTTGCCGTGGGGGCCGAGCAGCAGGCACTGATCGACAGGTTCTGCAGCGAAAGCTGATCGAGGCAGGCTGGCGCGCGGCAGGAGCAAGTGTCCAGGACACACGTGAAACCCGGCCCCGGATGTCTTGCCAGGGATATCTCCGGTAGAATGGCTGATATTGTCCCGATCCCGGGGCATCCACAGGATTGAGAATGCTCCCGGAACAATGTGTCGATCATGCGTGCGGCGGCGGCGGCGAAGCGCATTTCGTGCGCTTTTACGACGACGAGGCGTTCCTCGCCGAAGAAATCGCCGCGCACTTGGGCGGGGCGCTTCGCCGGGGTGGCAGCGCCATCCTGATCGCCACCGCTGCACGGGTGGAAGACGTGCTGGCGCTCTTGCGCCGGGACGTGGTCCCGGACGACCTGGCGCACCTTGTCGTGCTGGACGCGGCGGCGACGTTGGCGCAGTTCACCATGGGAGGCTGGCCGGATGCGGCGCGCTTCGATGCGGTGGTCGGCGCGTTGGTGCGCGCTGTGCAGCGGCCAGGCGTGCCGACCCATGCCTATGGCGAAATGGTCGCACTGCTGTGTGCCGACGGTCATTTCGAAGCCGCGCTCCGGCTGGAAGAGCTGTGGAACGCCTTGCGGGCGCACGCAACGTTCTCATTGTTTTGTGCTTATCCGTGGGCGCTGTTTCCGACGGTCGAGCTGGCCGACAGTTTCGCCTCCATCTGTCGCGCGCATACCGACGCGGGCGCCTTGCGGCAAGCGTGTCATCGGCATGCCGACCCGTTGGAACGCCTCGAACTGGAGCGCCGGGCGCTTGCCCTGGGCAGTGAAGCAGCGCGTCGGCGCGATGCCGAACGGCTTGCTGCCGACACTCAAGCCGACCTGGCCGATTTCCTGGACAATGCGGCGGAAGGGATCCATCGCGTCGGACCGGATGGCACGATCCTGTGGGCGAACAAGGCGGAGCTCGCGCTGCTGGGCTATCGCTGGGAAGAGTACGTGGGCCACAATATCGCCGAGTTCCATGCCGATGCGGACGTCATCGAACGTATCCTGGACATACTCGGACGTGGGGGAACGCTCTACGACCAGCCGGCCCGCCTGCGTTGTCGGGACGGCGGTATCCGGCACGTGGTCATTCATTCCAACGGCTGCTTCGAGAACGGGCAACTGCGCTACACCCGCTGCTTTACCCGTGATGCGACCCAGCGTCACGAGCGCGACATGGCATTGGCCCAACGTGACCAGATGATCCTGCGTTCTCCCGTTGCCACTGCGCTGCTGAGCGGACCGGGCTTGCGGATCGCGCTTGTCAATGATCGCTTCATCGAACTGAGCGGCCGCACCGGCCTGCGCGACAAGACGTTCGCCGCAGCGTTCCCCGCCGTGGTAGGCGGCCAGTTGCACGCGCTGCTGCAGCAGGTCCAGGCCAACGGCGAGTCCTACCACGCCGACGAGCTGCGTCTGCCGGAGATCAATGCAGACCGGTACCTGCGGCTCAGCCTCGAGCCGCTGTGCGGCATCGATGGCGCGGCCGATGGCGTCGTGCTGACGGCGGTGGATGTCACGGAACACGTAGTGGCGCGCAAGAAGCTCGAATGTGCGCACGATGAGCGCGAAACCGTGCTGGCGGCCTTGCAGGACGCCAACCGGAACAAGGACCAGTTCCTCGCCATGCTCGGGCACGAGTTGCGCAACCCTTTGGCGCCGATACTGATGGCACTGGAGATGATGGAAATGCGCGCCGACGCCGGTCCTGGACCGGAGCGTGCCGTCATCCGGCGCCAGGTCGACCATCTCGTGCGGCTGGTGGACGACCTGCTCGATATCGCCCGTGTCACACAGGGAAAGGTTTCACTGAAGCGGGCGCGGCTGGGACTTCGACCGCTGCTGGACAAGGCGGTCGAGATCGCCTCAGCGGATATCCGCGCACGCGCGCACCAGCTGGAATTGACCGTCGGCGGTAGCTGGTACGTGGAGGCGGACGATGTGCGCCTCGCCCAAGTGATTGCGAATTTGCTCATCAATGCGGCGCGGTACACGCCGCGGGGCGGCATCATTCGTTTGTCCGCACAGGCCATGGACGGGCACGTGCGCATTGCGGTCGCGGACAATGGTCGCGGCATGACAGCGGAGGAGTTACGTCAGGTCTTCGACTTGTTCTACCAGGGAGAGCGGGGCATCGACCGCGCCGAAGGTGGGCTTGGCGTCGGACTATCGCTGGCGCGACGGCTCGTCGAGCTGCATGGCGGGCATATCGAAGCACGCAGCGACGGTCGCGGCCGCGGCAGCGAATTCGTCGTCTGCCTGCCATCCTGCGGCGCCCCGGAAGCGCAAGCGGCGGGGCACTCGCTGCAGGGCCAGCCGCAGGGGCGTCGGATACTCCTGGTGGACGACAACGTCGACGCGGTTCGCATGCTGGGCATGTTGTTGGAACAGCATGGCTGCAAGGTCGAGGTATGTCACGACCCCGTGACCGCCCTGGCGCGGTTCGACACATTGCGCCCCGACGTGGCCGTACTCGATATCGGCCTGCCCATCATGAGCGGCCATGAGCTGGCGCGTGAAATACGCCAGCGCCCTGGCGGGGCGCAATGCCGGCTCATTGCATTGAGTGGCTACGGTCAACCGGAAGACATGGCCCGCAGCCTTGCGGCCGGATTCGAACTGCATCTTGTCAAGCCGGTCCAGCCGGAACGGCTGCTGAATATCCTGCAGACAGGAATGGCGCCGCCTTAATCCGGTCGCGGCATCTCGCCCGTTGCCGGGGCGTGCTCCCGTGTGCTTCCTGTCGCCAACGCCAGCCGGACCGAAAACGAACTGCCCAGGCCAGGACCGCCGCTGTGCGCGGCGATTGTACCGCCATGCAGCTCGACCAGGCGGCGCGCGAGCGTCAGGCCGATCCCCAGGCCACCGTCGGAGCGGTCGAGCGAGCGAGGCAGCTGAGTGAACAGCCCGAAGATGGAGTCGAGCATGTCGCGCGGAATCCCCGCTCCGTTGTCGGAAACCGTGACCGTTGCCGACCCGTCGTGCACGTGCGCAGTAATGCTGACCGCACCGCCGTTCGGCGTGTACTTCGCGGCATTGTGGAGCAGGTTCCCGAATACCTGGGCAAGGCGCGTGGCATCGGCCACCACCTGCACGTTCCTGGGCGGCATGGCCACTGCCAGCGAATGACCGCGCTGGTCGATCAGCGGTCGCGTCTGTTCCAATGCCATCTCGATGATGTCGGCCAGTGATGTTTCCCGCATGGCCAGCTGGATGTGGCCTTGCGTGATACGCGCCACGTCCAGCAGGTCGTCCACCAGACGCGTGAGATGAGCGACTTGCCGGTGCAGGACAGCGGAGCTGTCGGCGATGGGCGAGTTGGCCGGCGCCAGTGCACGGATCACGTCCGCCGCGGAGCGGATCGGCGCCAGCGGATTGCGCAGTTCGTGGCCCAGCATGGCGAGGAACTCGTCGCGGGCCTGCACGGCCGCGTTCAGTGCGGCGGTGCGCGTTTCGACCCGGTCTTCCAGCTCCGCGTTCAGGCGCACCAGTTCCTGCTTGGCCAGCTTCAGCGACGAACTCTCCAGCACTTCCCAGGCGCCGTCGCGCCGCGTCAGCGCGAACTCGTGGTGGCGGCACACGTCGATCACGTCCTCCGCGCTGCACGTCTCCATGCAGTACGTGCACAACGCGACCAGGTTGTAGTGCCGGAACGCGCCGTTCACCTTGCGCTCGTAGTCCATGAAGTCGGCCCAGCCGGACCGCTCGACCCAGATGGTGTCGCCGGTCAGGCGCAGGCCTTCGAAGCCGAGCGCGCGCGAGCGCCGTTCCCGTTCGATCCAGCCGTTCAGCACGATGTCGGGATCGAACACGTCGCCCGCCTTGTACCAGTCCGAGATCGACACGATCTCCATCTGGCCGCTGGCGAGGTAGGCGTCCAGGCGGGGAATGGCGTCCTCCAGCAGAGCCCTGGCCCGGTTGGCGTCTAGCGACTGCGACGTCACCCACAGGCACGATTCGTTCGCATCGAGCCCGGCCTGGAAGAATGGCACCAGCGTTTCCGCCAGGTCGGCCTCGGTACGGTAGAACTGGCAGAAGTGCGAGCCCCAGGGGATGCCGCCGACGGCGTCGATGCCCGAGCTTCGATGTGAGGTTTGCATGATTTGGTCGTGTGTTTGCGCTGTGGATGCCGAGAGCCCGGCCTGGACGGTAATGATAACAAACACGGCCATGCTTCGCGCAGTTTGATGCACTTGCACAAGCCCAATGCGCACGCAAGCAGCCGGTCGAGATACGCGTCTGCTTCCTATGTTCGCACGACACAACAGTCCAAGTTTTTTGACGATTTTGATGATGATTATTGTTGACGCAGGGAAATAAGTGGATCAACATTCACAAAATCGCCGAATTTGATTATTTTTGGCGTGTCCCCTCCCTAAACAATGGAAAAATGATGAAATTGTCGAATCTTCCTATTCGTACCTTATTGCGTGCAACGCTGGGTACTCTCATCGTCATCATCGCCCTGTCCGGTGGCGGGTCGTTCTGGCTGGTCAATTACGTCATCGCGGCTCTTGAGTCGAGCAGCACGGCGGACCTGACCGCGCAGGCGACTGTCGACAAGATCCGGTTGCGCATGGAAGCGAACCGCAGCCAGGTCCTGCAAGCCCTGCAGCACAACCCTGGGACGCGTTATGCGGCAATGCACGACCATCCCCTCTCGATTCATGACGGCATCATCGCTAAAAATTCGGCCGATATCGTTACGCTGTGGGATGCCTACCGCAAGGGGGTCGAGGATCCAGCGGAGCGCGATCTGGCGGACCGCTGGTATCGCGACAGCGGCCGCCTGGGACTGGACAGTACAGGCGCCGCAGCGCGTGCAATTACCGGGGACAACTGGGACGACGCTCAGAAGATACTGATCAGCACGATCAATCCCGTGTATCGCGAAGCGGACAAGCAGGCCGTCGGTCTGGCTGCCTACCTTCAGGAGCGCGCGGTGGTGCGTCGCGCCGCCGTGGAGGCCAGCATCGATACGGCCATTACCGTCGGCACAGCAGCGATCGCACTGGCTGTCGCCATCGCCTGGGCAGCCGGGCGCTATATTACGCGCACCATTGGCACTTCCCTCGAGCAGGCGGTCAACGCTGCTCAGCGCGTAGCGGCGGGCGATCTGACAACGGATATTTCGGCATCGTCAAGGAACGAGTTCGGCGTATTATTGCGTGCATTGGGGCAAATGACCGTCAATCTGCGCGACGTGGTCGGTGCGGTCAGCAGCGGTGCTCAAGGTATTGCGTCGGCATCGGGGCAGATTGCGGGCGGTAACCGCGACCTGTCGCAGCGCACCGAAAAGCAGGCGGCTGCGCTCGAAGAGACAGCTTCCGCAATGGAAGAGCTGACGAACGCGGTCAAGCAGAACGGCCAGCACGCCAGGGAGGCCAGCACACTGGCAACGCGCGCTACCGGGGTCGCCGAGGAGGGCGGTGCTGTCGTGGACTCGGTGATCCAGACCATGGCGTCGATCGACGCCTCCGCTCGTCGCATTACCGATATCACCAGCGTGATCGATGGCATTGCCTTCCAGACCAATATCCTGGCATTGAACGCGGCTGTCGAGGCCGCTCGTGCGGGCGAGCAGGGGCGCGGTTTTGCCGTCGTCGCGGCAGAAGTGCGTGCGCTGGCACATCGCTCGGCAACAGCGGCGAAGGAGATCAAGGAATTGATCGGCGCGTCGCTCGACCAGGTCGACGCCGGTGGCGCGCTGGTCGCGCAAGCGGGTCGAACGATGAGCCAGATCGTGCAAAACGTGCGTGAGGTCAGCCGCATCATCGGCGCCATCGAGACGGCGAGTACGGAGCAGGAGGCCGGCATCGTGCAGGTACATCGAACACTGGCCGACATCGACTCGTCGACGCAGCAAAACGCCGCGTTGGTGGAAGAGGCTTTTGCCGCATCCGCGGCCTTGCATGAGCAGGCCGAAGAACTGTCGCGCCGTGCGGCGACGTTCCAACTGGCTTCGAGCGCGAACCCGGTGCTGGCAGTGAAGCCCGCAAGCGCAGCGGATCGTTCACTGCCGGTCCATGCCGCGGCGCCTGGCCGACTGGCCTTGTCCGCGTGACGCTGTTTGTTGGCGTAAGACGAAGGTGGGCACGGAGGTGTGCCCTGTCAGCTTTCGGGGCGGCGGGGGCGACCGCCGTCATTCGCAAGTGCTAGCCCGGCCGGCGGGTGGCAGATGTAGTCCCGGCGCGCGGCAGTGCGGGTGTTCTCTCCGGGCCGTGTGCCGGCCACGCATTCTCCACGCTGCCGTCGTGCGCGTTGCCCTGTCAACTCGTGCAGCACAACTGCGCGCGATTCGGCCTAACATACGATGGTTGGGGTAAACGGGAGCAAACCATTGAAACGCATTGGCAACTGCACCTGCCGGATTGCTTCGTCAACCGCGACAACCACGCCGCGACAACTGGCCATCGGGCATGATGTGCGCACGGGAACCGGGTGGCATGCCGCTGGACGTATTGCGCTGGGAAGCCGCATCGGCGACGCCCGACGCCGCAGCTGTGTCACGCAATTACGCCGAGCGGTTGCGACAGCGCTGCCGAAGTTCGCGTTGGCGGGTGGGTTTGGCGGCAGCCACCATCGAGGGAGGTTCGAAGCCGCGCCCGCCGTGCCGGCGCTGCGCAACCGTTTCGGTCCAGGGGGGGCGGGGCCGTCGCCGCTTGGAACCCTGCCTGTTCAGTCAACGCGGCGATTGAGGCTCTAATGCCGCGTCAGCCACTCCGCCAGCGCGGGCCGGGCCAGCGGCTGGCTGATGTAGTGGCCCTGCACGCGGCTGCAGCCGTGCGCGGCGAGGAAGTCGCGCTGGTCGCGCGTCTCCACGCCTGTCGCCACGACCGGGATGTTCAGGTTGTGGCCGATGTCGAGCATCGTCTTGGTCAGCATGCCGTCGCTGGGGAGGCGCCGATTTCCTGCACCCGGCGGCGCGTCATCTTCAGCTGGCTGACGGGCAGGCGGCGCAGGCAGGACAGGTTGTTGCGGCCCGCGCCGAATTCGTCCACCGACAATTTGATGCCCAGCTCCTGCAGGCCGTTCGCCAGCCGCGTGGCCTGTTCCGGGTCGTGCATCAGTTGCTCCTCGTGCAGCTCCAGCGCCAGGCTGGCGGGCTTGATGCCGTGGTGGGCGACGCGCCGGCCCAGGTGCAGCAGGTAGTCGCGCTGGGTGAACTCGCGGCTGGACGCATTGATCGAGATCGGCAGGTCCGGGTAGCCGAGGTCGGCCAGGAAGCGCAGCGTGCTGCAGACGTCCTCCAGCACGCGCCGGCCCAGCGGTACGATCAGCCCGTTCTCTTCCGCCTCGGGCAGGAAGTCGGCCGGCAACAGCTCGCCCCGCTCGGGGTGGCGCCAGCGCAGCAGCGCTTCGAGGCCCAGGATCTTGCCCGTCTCGACGCACACATCCGGCTGGAACAGCAGGTACAAGTCGTCGCGGTCGAGCGCGTCGCGCAGCGCGTTTTCCATGTGCTGGCGCGCTGCCGTCGTGTGCGCCATCGCGGGGGAGTAGAAATGCACGGCATCCGGACCGCCGTGCTTGCTGGCGTACATTGCCGCGTCCGCCGCCTGCAGCAGGTCGTGTACATTGCGGCCGTCGCTCGGGTACACGGCCACGCCCATGCTGGCGCCCACCGACAGCACCCGGCCCTCGATATCCATGTCGCCCGCCATCGCCCGCCGCACGCGGTCGATCATGCGCAGCGTAAAGCGCAGGTTGGGCTGCTCGGCCAGCACCAGCACGAACTCGTCGCCGCCCAGGCGCGCGACGGTATCGGATTCGCGCAGGGCCGACTGCAGCCGCTGCGCGACATTCCGCAGCACCTGGTCGCCGGCGGCGTGGCCCAGCGTATCGTTGATCTCCTTGAACTTGTTCAGGTCCAGCATGACGACGGCCACCTGCTCGTGGTTGCGCTGGGCGCCCTGGATCGCGTGGTCGAGCCGGTCGCGCAGCAGGACGCGGTTGGCCAGGCCCGTCAGCGCGTCGTGCGTGACCAGGTGCTCCAGCTGCGATGTGCGCTGCTTGGTGGCGGTGATGTCCTCGATGATGCCGATGAAATGGGTGACGCGGCGGCTGTTGTCGCGCACCGGCGTGACGGACAGGTGATTCCAGAACAGCTCGCCATTCTTGCGCTGGTTGCGAAATACCACAGAGGCCGGCTGGCACGCGCGTACGGCCGCGCCCAGGTGGGCGCGCTGGTCCTGGTCCAGGCCCGGCGCCGCCATGAAGCGCGAGTCGCGGCCCATCATTTCGGCGGCTTCGTAGCCGCTGATGCGCTCGAACGCGGGATTGACGTACTCGATGGGATTGTCGACACCGTCGTGACGCGTGATGACGATGCCGTTGCTGGCGGCCGTCAGGCCGCGTTCGAACAGTTCCAGCTTCTCGCGCTGGCGGTGGTGCTGCGACAGGTCCATGCCCATGCCGCACATGTAGCTGGTGCCGCCGCCGACAAGCAGCCGCGACGCGCACAGGGC
This is a stretch of genomic DNA from Pseudoduganella chitinolytica. It encodes these proteins:
- a CDS encoding hybrid sensor histidine kinase/response regulator, producing the protein MLPEQCVDHACGGGGEAHFVRFYDDEAFLAEEIAAHLGGALRRGGSAILIATAARVEDVLALLRRDVVPDDLAHLVVLDAAATLAQFTMGGWPDAARFDAVVGALVRAVQRPGVPTHAYGEMVALLCADGHFEAALRLEELWNALRAHATFSLFCAYPWALFPTVELADSFASICRAHTDAGALRQACHRHADPLERLELERRALALGSEAARRRDAERLAADTQADLADFLDNAAEGIHRVGPDGTILWANKAELALLGYRWEEYVGHNIAEFHADADVIERILDILGRGGTLYDQPARLRCRDGGIRHVVIHSNGCFENGQLRYTRCFTRDATQRHERDMALAQRDQMILRSPVATALLSGPGLRIALVNDRFIELSGRTGLRDKTFAAAFPAVVGGQLHALLQQVQANGESYHADELRLPEINADRYLRLSLEPLCGIDGAADGVVLTAVDVTEHVVARKKLECAHDERETVLAALQDANRNKDQFLAMLGHELRNPLAPILMALEMMEMRADAGPGPERAVIRRQVDHLVRLVDDLLDIARVTQGKVSLKRARLGLRPLLDKAVEIASADIRARAHQLELTVGGSWYVEADDVRLAQVIANLLINAARYTPRGGIIRLSAQAMDGHVRIAVADNGRGMTAEELRQVFDLFYQGERGIDRAEGGLGVGLSLARRLVELHGGHIEARSDGRGRGSEFVVCLPSCGAPEAQAAGHSLQGQPQGRRILLVDDNVDAVRMLGMLLEQHGCKVEVCHDPVTALARFDTLRPDVAVLDIGLPIMSGHELAREIRQRPGGAQCRLIALSGYGQPEDMARSLAAGFELHLVKPVQPERLLNILQTGMAPP
- a CDS encoding PilZ domain-containing protein; its protein translation is MDNEKRLARRRILRVRAMVEIGSRPVAGRTHDISSIGIAILLPMATAVGCQARVHFMLPMGGRMHAVVVAGRVTNCTLSADEFRTGFAFVAVGAEQQALIDRFCSES
- a CDS encoding putative bifunctional diguanylate cyclase/phosphodiesterase — protein: MDLLAGTFYVLDESGYFVLWNQQVERVTGLSAERLRGLHMLEVFEPADRPAVARAFCTVFQQDERVQIEARVRSADGDVIPFALCASRLLVGGGTSYMCGMGMDLSQHHRQREKLELFERGLTAASNGIVITRHDGVDNPIEYVNPAFERISGYEAAEMMGRDSRFMAAPGLDQDQRAHLGAAVRACQPASVVFRNQRKNGELFWNHLSVTPVRDNSRRVTHFIGIIEDITATKQRTSQLEHLVTHDALTGLANRVLLRDRLDHAIQGAQRNHEQVAVVMLDLNKFKEINDTLGHAAGDQVLRNVAQRLQSALRESDTVARLGGDEFVLVLAEQPNLRFTLRMIDRVRRAMAGDMDIEGRVLSVGASMGVAVYPSDGRNVHDLLQAADAAMYASKHGGPDAVHFYSPAMAHTTAARQHMENALRDALDRDDLYLLFQPDVCVETGKILGLEALLRWRHPERGELLPADFLPEAEENGLIVPLGRRVLEDVCSTLRFLADLGYPDLPISINASSREFTQRDYLLHLGRRVAHHGIKPASLALELHEEQLMHDPEQATRLANGLQELGIKLSVDEFGAGRNNLSCLRRLPVSQLKMTRRRVQEIGASPATAC
- a CDS encoding EAL domain-containing protein, with the translated sequence MLTKTMLDIGHNLNIPVVATGVETRDQRDFLAAHGCSRVQGHYISQPLARPALAEWLTRH
- a CDS encoding methyl-accepting chemotaxis protein — its product is MTQGNKWINIHKIAEFDYFWRVPSLNNGKMMKLSNLPIRTLLRATLGTLIVIIALSGGGSFWLVNYVIAALESSSTADLTAQATVDKIRLRMEANRSQVLQALQHNPGTRYAAMHDHPLSIHDGIIAKNSADIVTLWDAYRKGVEDPAERDLADRWYRDSGRLGLDSTGAAARAITGDNWDDAQKILISTINPVYREADKQAVGLAAYLQERAVVRRAAVEASIDTAITVGTAAIALAVAIAWAAGRYITRTIGTSLEQAVNAAQRVAAGDLTTDISASSRNEFGVLLRALGQMTVNLRDVVGAVSSGAQGIASASGQIAGGNRDLSQRTEKQAAALEETASAMEELTNAVKQNGQHAREASTLATRATGVAEEGGAVVDSVIQTMASIDASARRITDITSVIDGIAFQTNILALNAAVEAARAGEQGRGFAVVAAEVRALAHRSATAAKEIKELIGASLDQVDAGGALVAQAGRTMSQIVQNVREVSRIIGAIETASTEQEAGIVQVHRTLADIDSSTQQNAALVEEAFAASAALHEQAEELSRRAATFQLASSANPVLAVKPASAADRSLPVHAAAPGRLALSA
- a CDS encoding MEDS domain-containing protein, with amino-acid sequence MQTSHRSSGIDAVGGIPWGSHFCQFYRTEADLAETLVPFFQAGLDANESCLWVTSQSLDANRARALLEDAIPRLDAYLASGQMEIVSISDWYKAGDVFDPDIVLNGWIERERRSRALGFEGLRLTGDTIWVERSGWADFMDYERKVNGAFRHYNLVALCTYCMETCSAEDVIDVCRHHEFALTRRDGAWEVLESSSLKLAKQELVRLNAELEDRVETRTAALNAAVQARDEFLAMLGHELRNPLAPIRSAADVIRALAPANSPIADSSAVLHRQVAHLTRLVDDLLDVARITQGHIQLAMRETSLADIIEMALEQTRPLIDQRGHSLAVAMPPRNVQVVADATRLAQVFGNLLHNAAKYTPNGGAVSITAHVHDGSATVTVSDNGAGIPRDMLDSIFGLFTQLPRSLDRSDGGLGIGLTLARRLVELHGGTIAAHSGGPGLGSSFSVRLALATGSTREHAPATGEMPRPD